AGGAAGAGATAGAATTGACATTGGATTGGAAAGAGAATCACATcacccgaagagcataacactgctaaaacactgaaaaagagctccccgctttcatgCACTTTGGTAAGCAAAAacgaaatgcgtcccataggggttgatgtgtgttgctatctttagccttcctttcccatttgcaaagaaaatctcccgATCATTGAGAGCGTCCcgtaagagaaaaaaaattgtgaaatttaatgattttacGTTTTTGTCCACACTCAGTAAATAGGAACATTATAAGAACGAATTTGTAACAAATTCATAACTCTATCCAGTAGTTAATTCTTCGTCCTCACAGTGTTAAGTGGAAAtaactctttattgcaaaatacATAAGCATTGGAAGGTGGTAATTGTTTCAAAACATAAAAGGAAAGTCATTATTTTGCTTCCCATCCCCTATATATAGAAATCCATGTTTATGGGAATTAATTTTGTGGAAAAAGGTCATACCCTGCCAAATCAGAGATTTTATAACAATAAAACGTTCATTGCGTAgtaaattcaatgaaaatgcATGGTCCTTCGCGATTACATCTTCAATTGAATCCAAGAAATCGATTGTGTAGTTGTAGTCGCTTCGTTTGGACAAATTCGTTCGAAGATCGTTGCGCGGCAATCGATAGATCTGATAAAAAGATAAGTCTTCGCATTGCAATTCGTTAAGTCCGCGAAACATTTGATTTGGCACCACACGTCCGTCGGTAAGTTTGTATAGTGCACCTCGAGGGCACATAGCACATTCCTCAGTTATAATAAAGACAACAGCAGCCAAACGATCCTCTTCCttaagtttgatttcttcgggTAAATTTGCAGATATTATATGATTAGCACCCGTTTCAAATGAGGGATCCTTGGAAGTAAATGTATCACATTACCACAAAAAAGAAGGAACGAACTTTTATCTCACACTTACCAACTTTACACAATTTATCGAACTTGGATCACCACAGAACGGCTGACGGCATAGAAGTGTTGCTTGAAAACCCCTTTCACATTGTAAAAATGGCAGCATAAGCCACTGATAACCGTCTAGACTATAGAAAAACTTTCTATCCTTTAGGCAGTCTCGTAGGCAGccgaatgcaataaaatagtcccGCTCTATCCCATTTATACGACCCCAGAAGTAAATGTATGTAAAACGATTTTTCGCTTGTAATGCCAGTAATGAATTCTCAATTAATATCATTTCCTCAGGGCTTAATAATGTTACACCAGAGTGCATTAGCGAGTCTAAGGATTCCTTGAAGTAATTTATATCCATGATTATTTGTGAGGCGTTACAagcgttttttttattaattttctgaGTTTAAGTTTGGGTTTCATTAAAAAATctagaaaaagttttaaaaagcaTCGATATCctattaaaatagtttttttttgcatacaaGTACAAATCGGTGTtaaaattgaataattaaaggtgttgttgttgtggtagccGAATGTCTGCACGTGAAGGTagagatcctcgtcaagctgcaATAGGTGAGCATACTCGATCCAGTCCAATGGACCAATCGTCGCGGGAACACtatgtcatatcgagcatcatagataACACTCAGTATCTAAGCAAAAGCTGCGCCCGGCCGgccccactgagactctccactcgtaCCGCTGACGGTTCGTATtcctccgtatggagcattccaccatccgcaacctgtgaacgcgcccCATAGTTCCCAGCTGAGTTTTCCATGACAatgatgagcaccacacagatcggagctcaaagttctagcTTATGTTGTGCTCATAGTCGTCTCGTGTCGTGTTCCAAAAGCTTTACACTTAACTAGAGTTGTTGTTGTACCAGGTTAATGATATGGTTTCGAGTAGATCTATGCTATGCGTTGTGGGAGCAAACAGGttcgtatatttcgaggtgttacaagcagaatgttTAAGTCAAACCTAATATCTATGCCCCTGAGTTCACCAAAGATCAATAAACTCGCAGTTTCTTTTGTAAATTTCCCAACTCCAATTTTATTTAGTTATGTTTGTTTGTCAAGTTATTTCGAACTGAACAGTAATTATAATCTCAAAaacaagaaacaaacaaacgactTTCGCAAAAAGGCTCATCAACCTTGTCACACTAGTAAGACTTGTCCACTAATAAATCCTAAATACCAATAAAATCCTAATTCTACGTGTATTTCTTACTATTCTTCCTCTTTTTCTCGTTTGGATCGTTTGGAATACGCTTTCTTACGTTTATGACTGAGATGAAGTCATTTCCAACAATTTAAAGAAACCCCAAAAATTATGTCAAATATACGAAAATTCGAACGGAAGGTGCATTCACATGGGATGACGACAGCACTTTTGTCAAACAATTTAATTTCCGAGCATTAccgagctcatctcgaaagagaaattaacacatcattagaaaaatgatcttcgccctaacgggcaaataaaattagaaattaaataaaaaaaaaatcgtttgagCCAGGCAGTGGTTTGAACCCACGACGTCCGGGCAACATTGAACAGTTGCCGTCGTCTTAGCGTTCTGAGCCATCAACACAACTTCCAAACTGTGCACAGAACCATGTGTATGCCCTGCATTGTTTGCATTTCATAGAGACCTTTGAAGCCTCCACACCGAAAGATTCCTAATGATGACCCCCCTTACCAAGGGGTCGAAACGAAACGTCAAATCATGGTTGGTGTGGTATATCTCCTGTGGCTTTCATTATTCCATAGTATAAAATTTCCGATCATTAAGCtcttctcgaaagagaaatggaCGCCTAATTTCCTTGAAACTGTAGCCAAAAtcaaacaaatttgaaaaatatttaacaagttTTTGATATGGACAATAACGCACAAGACTAGACAATTGTTTTGACACATACTAAATATTCAACTTTCCATTCAGTTTGTTTGTTACAAGTTAATGTCCTAGTTCAAAATTGAGTACATAATACATTGattattgtttttatattgAATATTGAATACTATTGAACGTTTTTCGAATTGTTTGATCTTTTATCTGGCAAATGTGTTTATTTGACAATGTATATGGTTGGACTTCGATTATCAGGGATGCTCGGGACCGGAGGCATTACGGACAATCAATTTTCCAGGATAATGGATTACACATATTTTCTagtaaaaaaattcataaagggAACATGATGGCAATTGGGTTTTTAAAGGCGCAAATAACTTGCCTtatcgtatcgagcatcataggcactcattatttgtgcaagagccggtgccgcgcTATCTCTCACCGAGATTCTCCACTCTTGCTAATCactaattgtccgcgactgcagttgcagtaaCTCTGTATAGGGCATTCCATTATCTGCAACCCGCGATCACGCCCTTTAGATCCCAGCTAATCTTCTCGTGATAATgatgaacaccatacagatcagtgctcaaagtttcagcccctGTGGTGGTATTTTCGAGCGAATTGTCTGATCATCAAactggtttaaatttttttcctccTGAGCCTTATCGTTGGACTTGTCATATCTATAATACCATCATGGGGCAAAACAGcaaattaaagggtgatttttagctattatctttttggcaacactggtttaaacagtttcgtgttttgttttacgacgaagctcatttttggctcaatgggtatttaaaaaagcagaattgttggagtgaagatcagccagaagcattgcaagagctaccaatgcatccagaaaaagtcgtagtttggtgcggtttaggggctggtggcatcattgccCGTTCTTCTTcaaatgatgcgaatcgtaacgtaacagtgaatggaaagcgctaccgtgagatgatatccaactttttttgcctaaaatgcaagagcttgacttacatgacatatgatttcaacaagacgatgccacacagcatgcgtaacaatggacttattgagaggcgagttcagtgaacattttatttcaccttcGGGACAGGTCAAttagccgcctagatcgtgcgatttaacacctttagactattttttgtggggctatgttgaagctcatgtctatacagacaagcctgtTTCAATTACCGCATTGAAagaaaacattgaagcatttattcgtgagataatgcccgaaatgttggaaagagtttgccaaaattggactaagtgggTGGACCATTGAGGCGCAGTCGCGGTCAAcctttgcatgaaataatcttcaaacattaaattatatggatggtactatcgattcaaataaagatttcataaattttagttgttttttttttgaaaaacttcaactttctgaggatggtaaaatttgcatcgttagggtgtcgggccataacggagtgaggGGAAATAAaatgggcagacgatttggcggtgaaggccagaggactgccgtcaataaacttggttaacccgaagcctttcgggtcgacgcagtccgagttaagggagtgggcgacgaatgcgcatgcaacattgtgtaacagcgaaacggtcggtaggacggcgaaaatcctatgggggaatccagatcgtgagaagacgaggctattactgaatggaagcaagaaggaggtctgtaaagctattggtatcataacgggacacataggactacgagctcacttcggtgcggaaagtgatagcatgtgtagggcatgcggggaagatgatgagacgttggagcatttcctttgtcattgcccgcctttcgcgtataacagataccggcacttaggtggagacagaataccagacatgaaccaacttaggggagtggtattgaaaacaattaaggattttgtaagtagcacggaattctaaACTTAACATTTtcgttttagaggttactttatagtttttagagcgcaaaacaagccgattactggcttagatgtatgtccatagtggcatgggggacTGAGATTTACTTGCAATATTCTGATAATATAAAATGATCATCATAGTGCACtttatatttcaatattagAAGGAGGTTGTGTGAGGGATAACACTAACCACCGCTTTGGTTAGTAGAGCACGATCTGATAATTTGGGGCCTCGAATGGAAAGTAGaaagaatatgacataaaaatatggcgtcaagtgtttgggagtcATATTTTTTCCTTAAACCACCTATCATAACGAATACTTTGAAATATGGATTCAACTTTCAAAAAGTCTTACCCCAAAAGGCACCAACGGCCAGTTAGCCTTagtatgacaatatgggactcaaattaaaggtatttgagaacagAATAGGAATTTGAGATCgaaattttgggccaacaatCTCAAGGGCCTCCAAATCTGCTCGAAATGTTGTAGGTTTAAAAACATCTGGGTCTGGGTAGGGTATGAACGTAACATTCAAACATTTTACAAGTGGCTGAGAATCTGCCTataatggcaatatgatattcaaatgaagggtgtacggcagtagagtaaaaatttgttccGTCCACATGTAAAAGCTCTAAGCAGTAAGTGTGGAAGCACCTGAAGTGACTATATAAAGTCAAGTTTCTAGCGCTCGACCCTTTCAATTCCCACCAAATGGACATATAACCCGATAATAACAATGTGGGACATAGATTAAAGAAGGGTGTTACGAATCctacaaataataaatgaaaatgaaaaaaaaaaaacattttgggcTAAGTGGCTGCAAAAtcttaactttttgaaaaatgcactgcactcaaacgaaaggtattgccAACAATGTGGAGTCTATTTGTCAACCCAGTGAATTAAATGTTCAGAATTCGGTCCGAATCTCTAGGAATACCGGAAAATTCAAATTCTATTCGGGTCCGAAGTCTGTCCGAATTCTTaacgaaaaatatatggagtgACTGACACGATTTCGCAACGAATTGTTGGAGGGAAATCTGATGTTTTTACTGAAGTTTATGACAGAATTCGAAACCAAAGTTATGGAAAATTCGGAAGGGAAATTAGAGCTGTCGTTAAGACTTCTGATCGAATTCTGAATTCTGGATTAAAGTTTTGTAGAATtctaatattgttgttgtagccacattttcttgTGAAGGTGGCGTTCCTCGTCATGCTGCAAATTCGTTCCGGCCCAAAGGacagatcgccgcgggaacagggtggctattggttatttaaaggcgacaatagctcaccttgtcatatcgtgcatcatagcactcagtatttgcgcaagagccggtgtcgcccggcctttcactgagactctccactcgatactgctaattgtccgcgactaccgttgcagctaccccgtatggagctttccactatccacCACTGTGAATGCGGCCGGTAGCTCGCCGCAAAGCTTCTAGTGACAGCACTGAacgccacacagatcggacctcaatgttctagcctgtgtggggcttacagctatcccgtgccaggtCTCATGGGTGTATCTTCCCagtgaaccaattgtcgaataCCAGAAATTTCTTTACAAATTCTGAAAAGAAAGATTTGCTCCCTCTAGGggagcaagaagtcaaatcgggatatcggtttatagcccatTTAAAACCCCTATCGTattagtgaaaaatttcaatcgcaATTCTTTATTCGActaaaacgaaaaaaggacggttgtacagacatggctagttcgacttaaaatgtcatgacaatgaagaatatatataccttattggGTCGCAGATATAAATTTTGAGGTGCTACAAGGTGAGTAGATTATCCGATGGCAGCGGGTTAGGATAAGCGCATTTTGTGACTTTTAGACagtaaattgggagataggtacGAGTAAATAGGGGGGCATAACAACGATATACTGCGATATAGACGGCGATCAAAAATACATATAATCGGTGTTGAATAATGCTAGATGTTGCGAACGTaatgataaaattaatataccacTTGTCCAATGACGGTGTGTGtaagaagaaaattgaaaaataaatagtaaatttatatataaaggAGCGAGGCGAAAAAAATTGTGTCGCAGCGGGAAAAGGGTATCCGCTCCTTGTATGTGAAATCAGCAAAATAATATTAAACATATAGCACActgttgatttttatagaaagcaCAATCATTCCTTCATATCAATGCTACTACATTTTATCTTTATAGCATTTTATCTTTATCTTAATAACAATATTGTTTATTCTTTGTAGGACCCACCTTTTGGGGTGCTGATTGGCGAAATGCACTCTGCCGTTGCGCATCCTGTATGCAGGTGTATAGAGGCGAAAAAGTCGAATACCTTCTAGATGCTGAAGACTCGGCAAAGAGCTACGAAGAGCGTGGTAAACAAAAGGCTGCTGCGGAGTCTTCCTATGAACAAGGCATTCGCG
The Stomoxys calcitrans chromosome 3, idStoCalc2.1, whole genome shotgun sequence genome window above contains:
- the LOC106095591 gene encoding radial spoke head protein 9 homolog; translated protein: MDINYFKESLDSLMHSGVTLLSPEEMILIENSLLALQAKNRFTYIYFWGRINGIERDYFIAFGCLRDCLKDRKFFYSLDGYQWLMLPFLQCERGFQATLLCRQPFCGDPSSINCVKLDPSFETGANHIISANLPEEIKLKEEDRLAAVVFIITEECAMCPRGALYKLTDGRVVPNQMFRGLNELQCEDLSFYQIYRLPRNDLRTNLSKRSDYNYTIDFLDSIEDVIAKDHAFSLNLLRNERFIVIKSLIWQGMTFFHKINSHKHGFLYIGDGKQNNDFPFMF